In Thermodesulfovibrio thiophilus DSM 17215, the genomic window ATTGTTGAGTGGTCTCTTTGAGAGTTAGCGCATATATTGCATCTTTCATTTTCTGTGATATTGAAACACACAGGGCAATATCTCGCATTTTTTTTTAAATTAATGATTGCCTGAGCAATCTCAAGAGCATCATCTTCAGACATACTCATCACAAAAAAAGCAAGCCTCTGGGCAGTCTTTCTGCCAATTCCAGGAAGTTTGCAGAAGTTGTCAATGAGTTTTTCTAAAGGATTGCTCATAGTTTACCAAGAAGACTGCTTAAATCAGGCATTCCAGGAAGATTGAAAGGCATTGAAACTTTTGCCATTTCAGCCTGAGCAAGTTCATGAGCTCTTTTCAGTGCTTCATTGACAGCAGCTAAAACCAAATCTTCAAGCATCTCAATATCATCAGGATTTACAACTTCTCTGTCAATTTTGATTGACACTATTTGTCCTGCTCCATTTGCCTGAACAGTAACCATTCCACCGCCTGATGTTGCTTCAACAGTGATCTTTTTTACCTCTTCCTGTTTTTTCTGGATCTCCTCCTGAATTTTCTGAGCCTGTCTCATAATATCACCAAACATCTTTTTAGACATTATTACCGCCTCCTTTTTTAGGTATTATATTAAAAATTCTTCCTTCAAAAAGTTGTAATGCTTTTCTGACAAGAGGATGATCAATAGCCTCCTGCCTGACATTCTGTTTTTGTTTATTTTCTTTCTCATGTACTGTTATATTAACATCCAAGCCAGATTCTTTCAACAGATTTTTGATTTCTGAAAGATGCTCTTTTACAGATTCAGCATGAACTGATGCGCCTCCATTGTAAATCATCTGGATTTCGTCCTTTGCAAACTTAACCTCAGCATGCTTTATCTTTGTTGCAAGAATATGATTTTGCTCTTCGAGTCTTTCAAGGAATTCTCCCCAAATCCTGGAGATTGACATGCTCTTTTTAGTAACCTGAACCGGCTTTTCAGACTGAGCTGGCAGAGGCTTTTTTATTTGCGAAGTTTCAACAGGTTCTTTAACCTCTTTTATTGCTTCATCAATATTTCTGAAATGAGAAAGCAGGCTCAGTTTGAGAAGTGTTATCTCAAAGATGACTCTTGGAAAAAACGAATTTTTTATTGAGTTTTCAGAATTAATCAGCTCCTTAAGAAGAAGTATCAGATGCTCTTCTGATGTTTTACTGCTCAAATCCTCAATTATATGAGCTTCTGATTCAGTTAAACAAAGTCTGTAATTCTTCGTGATCTTAGCAATGAGAATATTTCTGAGAAAAAAAATCAAATCCCTTGTAAGCAGTTTAAAATCCGTTCCAGCGTCATTGAGTTTTTCTATGTTCAATATAATATCTGACCTCTTACCCTCTATAACATAATTCATTAAATCATAGAGAGTTTGTGTGTCAGTTCCACCAATCAACAGTCTTACATCTTCCTGAGTTATATTTTCAGTAAAGGATGTAATCTGATCAAGCAGTGTTAGAGCATCTCTCATACTTCCTTCAGCATTTAATGCTATATCATAAAGTGCTTCTTCTGTAGCATTTATGCTTTCTTCATGGCAGATGAACTGAAGCCTTTCTTTTATCAGATTAACAGAAATCCTTCTGAATTGAAGATGCTGACAGCGGCTTATCACAGTGAGAGGAATTTTTCTTGGCTCAGTTGTTGCCAGAACAAATACCACATGAGGAGGTGGTTCTTCAAGAGTTTTCAGAAACGCATTGAAGGCGGACTGACTGAGCATGTGAGCTTCATCTATGATGTAAACCTTGTAAAATCCCTCGGCAGATGCGTAACGAACATTTTCTCTTAAATCCCTTATGTTTTCAACTGAGGTATGTGATGCAGCATCTATTTCTATGACACTCATCGCCTTACCCTCTTTTATGGCAATGCAGGAAGGACAGTTATTACAGGGCTTATTATCAGGGTCAGTGCAGTTCAGAGCTTTTGCAAGAATTCTTGCTGTTGAAGTTTTACCAACTCCTTTTGGTCCTGAAAAAATATAGGCATGTGAAATTTTCCCTGTTTGTAAGGAACTCTGTAGAATTTTTACGACAACATTCTGTCCTATGAGGTCAGAAAAATTTTGAGGTCTGTATTTTCTCGCAAGTCCAAGATAAGCCATTTTTTATATCCTGATAAAGGGACCGACCTTCTGCAACACACAGAAATGGATGCTTACCGTTGCTTCCTTCCGGACCTGGCGGGGTTCGCATTTTTCTGTTGCGCAGGGTCGGTCCCAGCTGAGATTTCATTCAGTTTTATTTTAACCTTACAGGATTTATTATGGCAAATTAAAAATTCCTCTCCACTTCTATCCCTTCTCTTTAACATATAAGAAGCCTTGCATTCAGGACATTCATGCAGTACTGGTTCACTTGGAAGAATGA contains:
- a CDS encoding YbaB/EbfC family nucleoid-associated protein; the protein is MSKKMFGDIMRQAQKIQEEIQKKQEEVKKITVEATSGGGMVTVQANGAGQIVSIKIDREVVNPDDIEMLEDLVLAAVNEALKRAHELAQAEMAKVSMPFNLPGMPDLSSLLGKL
- the dnaX gene encoding DNA polymerase III subunit gamma/tau, with amino-acid sequence MAYLGLARKYRPQNFSDLIGQNVVVKILQSSLQTGKISHAYIFSGPKGVGKTSTARILAKALNCTDPDNKPCNNCPSCIAIKEGKAMSVIEIDAASHTSVENIRDLRENVRYASAEGFYKVYIIDEAHMLSQSAFNAFLKTLEEPPPHVVFVLATTEPRKIPLTVISRCQHLQFRRISVNLIKERLQFICHEESINATEEALYDIALNAEGSMRDALTLLDQITSFTENITQEDVRLLIGGTDTQTLYDLMNYVIEGKRSDIILNIEKLNDAGTDFKLLTRDLIFFLRNILIAKITKNYRLCLTESEAHIIEDLSSKTSEEHLILLLKELINSENSIKNSFFPRVIFEITLLKLSLLSHFRNIDEAIKEVKEPVETSQIKKPLPAQSEKPVQVTKKSMSISRIWGEFLERLEEQNHILATKIKHAEVKFAKDEIQMIYNGGASVHAESVKEHLSEIKNLLKESGLDVNITVHEKENKQKQNVRQEAIDHPLVRKALQLFEGRIFNIIPKKGGGNNV